The following are from one region of the Halorussus rarus genome:
- a CDS encoding S1C family serine protease: protein MVSQHKLTLFLVVAVVAVAPATALGGGVPTADARTTGAPADAGGVAAQQSGTAACDYAALYNQTIDSVVQVQTARGGGSGFVYEVADGGSTSYAVTNQHVVNQSTSVGVQFSRGETRAATVVGATQLADLAVVRVDDTPDYVEALDVADGTPRPGERVAAIGSPYGLETTITAGIVSGVNRTSPIGFPLPNTIQTDAPINPGNSGGPLVACDSGAVVGVNQAGGGENIGFAIGASVVEQIVPTLIEDGEYAYSLLGVQGVTLTQPLAEANDLEVDSGVYVVNTVDGTPAADAIQGADDDTVVNDTRIPVGGDVIVAVGNRSIESREDLLSYLFTETRPGETVEVTVVRDGERQTVEVTLTQRSDESQ, encoded by the coding sequence ATGGTCAGTCAGCACAAGCTCACGCTGTTCCTCGTCGTCGCCGTCGTCGCTGTCGCGCCGGCGACGGCGCTCGGGGGAGGGGTGCCGACCGCCGACGCCCGGACGACGGGCGCGCCGGCCGACGCCGGCGGGGTGGCGGCCCAGCAGTCGGGGACGGCGGCGTGTGACTACGCGGCGTTGTACAACCAGACGATAGACTCGGTGGTCCAGGTCCAGACCGCCAGAGGAGGCGGCTCCGGGTTCGTCTACGAGGTGGCGGACGGCGGCTCGACGAGCTACGCCGTCACCAACCAGCACGTCGTCAATCAGTCGACCAGCGTCGGGGTGCAGTTCTCCCGCGGCGAGACCCGGGCGGCCACCGTGGTCGGAGCGACGCAGCTCGCCGACCTCGCGGTCGTCCGCGTGGACGACACGCCGGACTACGTCGAGGCCCTGGACGTCGCGGACGGGACGCCGCGTCCCGGCGAGCGCGTCGCGGCCATCGGGAGCCCGTACGGCCTCGAGACGACGATCACCGCGGGCATCGTCAGCGGCGTCAACCGGACGTCGCCGATCGGCTTCCCGCTGCCGAACACCATCCAGACCGACGCGCCCATCAACCCCGGGAACAGCGGCGGCCCGCTCGTCGCCTGTGACTCCGGAGCCGTGGTCGGGGTGAACCAGGCCGGCGGCGGCGAGAACATCGGGTTCGCCATCGGCGCGTCCGTCGTCGAGCAGATCGTGCCCACTCTCATCGAGGACGGCGAGTACGCGTACTCGCTGCTCGGGGTCCAGGGAGTCACGCTCACCCAGCCGCTGGCAGAGGCCAACGACCTCGAGGTCGACAGCGGCGTCTACGTGGTCAACACCGTCGACGGGACGCCCGCGGCCGACGCGATCCAGGGCGCCGACGACGACACCGTCGTGAACGACACGCGCATCCCGGTGGGCGGCGACGTCATCGTCGCAGTCGGCAACCGGAGCATCGAGTCGCGCGAGGACCTGCTCTCGTACCTGTTCACCGAGACCCGGCCGGGCGAGACGGTCGAGGTGACCGTCGTCCGCGACGGCGAGCGCCAGACGGTCGAGGTCACGCTCACCCAGCGCTCCGACGAGAGCCAGTAG